A genomic segment from Candidatus Viadribacter manganicus encodes:
- a CDS encoding DUF1294 domain-containing protein — protein sequence MTLMLLSLAGINVIAFFAFGWDKRRAETQQRRIPERTLLMLAFFGGALGALLGQQLFRHKTKKQPFGVLLLLCALANVAFGIFWLSPVIRAAIGL from the coding sequence ATGACGTTGATGCTCCTCTCTTTGGCGGGCATCAACGTCATCGCCTTCTTCGCATTCGGATGGGATAAGCGCCGCGCCGAAACCCAGCAGCGCCGGATCCCCGAACGCACCTTGCTTATGCTGGCGTTCTTCGGCGGCGCTCTCGGCGCTTTGCTGGGTCAACAACTCTTTCGTCATAAAACCAAAAAGCAGCCGTTCGGCGTGCTGCTCTTGCTCTGCGCGCTCGCGAACGTTGCGTTTGGCATCTTCTGGCTGTCGCCGGTTATTCGCGCAGCCATCGGCCTCTAA
- a CDS encoding M10 family metallopeptidase C-terminal domain-containing protein, producing the protein MPNLNGNNRNNVLNGTNGNDTIDGRGGNDRIDGGLGNDNMFGGDGNDVLISNAGNDRMTGGSGADTFVIGPRTSGVITITDFQNGIDLIDLRGLGFDANGESPDWYGFLIADGANTILDFYGVHGENFQIVLQNFDYTNIDITDYILGGP; encoded by the coding sequence ATGCCCAATCTGAACGGCAACAACCGCAACAATGTACTGAATGGAACGAACGGCAACGACACGATCGACGGCCGTGGCGGCAATGACCGCATCGATGGCGGCCTAGGCAATGACAACATGTTCGGCGGCGACGGCAACGACGTGCTCATCTCAAATGCGGGCAACGACCGCATGACGGGCGGAAGCGGCGCCGACACGTTCGTCATCGGGCCCCGCACGAGCGGGGTCATCACAATCACAGATTTTCAAAACGGCATCGATCTCATCGACTTGCGCGGGCTCGGTTTCGACGCAAACGGAGAATCGCCAGATTGGTATGGATTTTTGATCGCCGATGGCGCCAACACGATTTTGGATTTCTACGGCGTGCACGGCGAGAACTTCCAGATCGTGCTCCAAAACTTCGACTACACGAATATTGACATCACCGACTATATTCTTGGCGGCCCTTGA
- a CDS encoding ABC1 kinase family protein, whose amino-acid sequence MTDAKDPERNRITARIGRVASVGANISGAVGARMMGADQHALARALRQALGRSKGPLMKVAQLLSTIPDLLPQAYAEEFRKLQAHAPPMGWPFVQRRMRAELGEDWETKFGSFEREAAAAASLGQVHRATSHDGRALACKLQYPDMASAVEADLGQLKTLLGLFKSMDGSIDSSEAVLEVGERLREELDYGRELKHMLLFAQILADEERIKTPEPVETLSSKRLLTMTWLEGRGLMHWLDEPQETRNRIAELLFKAWWGPMTHYGVIHGDPHLGNYALTDNAERLHLLDFGCVRVFPARFLEGVVGLWRGLKAEDMAQVAHSYEIWGFKNLNKDLIDALTMWARFIYGPLLEDRVRTIADDVPPAEYGRREAMQVRKRLKTLGPVLIPREFVFMDRAAIGLGAAFLHLRAELNFAAMFAESVEGFSPEALAERQAKALTAVGL is encoded by the coding sequence ATGACCGACGCTAAAGACCCAGAACGCAATCGCATCACGGCGCGCATCGGGCGCGTTGCAAGTGTTGGCGCGAACATCTCCGGCGCTGTCGGCGCGCGGATGATGGGTGCGGATCAACACGCTTTAGCGCGCGCTTTGCGCCAGGCCCTGGGTCGCTCCAAGGGCCCATTGATGAAGGTAGCACAGCTGCTTTCAACAATTCCTGACCTCCTGCCCCAAGCGTACGCGGAAGAGTTCCGCAAACTTCAAGCGCACGCGCCGCCGATGGGTTGGCCGTTCGTGCAACGGCGCATGCGTGCGGAACTTGGCGAGGACTGGGAAACCAAGTTTGGGTCGTTTGAGCGTGAAGCCGCCGCCGCCGCCTCGCTCGGCCAAGTACATCGCGCGACCTCGCATGACGGACGCGCGCTTGCCTGCAAGCTTCAATATCCGGACATGGCGAGCGCCGTCGAAGCTGATCTCGGTCAGCTCAAGACGCTGCTCGGGCTTTTCAAGAGCATGGATGGCTCGATCGATTCATCCGAGGCGGTGCTGGAAGTTGGCGAACGCTTGCGCGAGGAGCTCGATTACGGACGCGAGCTGAAGCACATGCTCTTGTTCGCGCAGATCCTCGCGGATGAGGAGCGCATCAAAACCCCGGAGCCGGTCGAGACGCTTTCCAGCAAGCGTTTGCTAACCATGACCTGGCTCGAAGGTCGCGGGCTGATGCACTGGCTCGACGAACCCCAAGAAACCCGCAACCGCATCGCCGAGCTTCTGTTCAAGGCGTGGTGGGGACCGATGACGCATTACGGCGTCATCCACGGCGATCCGCACCTCGGCAATTATGCGCTCACCGACAATGCCGAGCGTTTGCACTTGCTCGATTTCGGCTGCGTTCGCGTCTTCCCTGCCCGCTTCCTTGAAGGCGTCGTCGGTTTGTGGCGCGGGCTCAAAGCCGAAGACATGGCGCAAGTCGCGCACTCGTATGAGATTTGGGGCTTCAAGAACCTCAACAAGGATCTCATCGACGCACTGACCATGTGGGCGCGCTTTATCTATGGCCCGCTTTTGGAAGATCGCGTGCGCACGATCGCGGACGATGTGCCGCCGGCTGAGTACGGACGTCGCGAAGCGATGCAAGTGCGCAAGCGGCTAAAGACGCTTGGCCCCGTCCTGATCCCGCGCGAGTTCGTGTTCATGGATCGCGCCGCAATTGGACTGGGCGCAGCGTTCCTGCACCTTCGCGCGGAACTCAACTTCGCCGCCATGTTCGCCGAGAGCGTTGAGGGCTTCTCTCCTGAAGCGCTGGCGGAGCGCCAAGCGAAAGCCCTCACCGCCGTTGGACTTTAG
- a CDS encoding DUF3052 family protein, whose amino-acid sequence MAQAGYSGTPLAKKLGFKPGEPLWASGMPASVKKVIDKEAGPCYLARPTKALAAAHIFHTSAAKLEAELESLRTKLAPDGMVWVSWPKKAAKVETDITEDTIRKVALPMGYVDVKVCAVDEVWSALKLVIRKALR is encoded by the coding sequence ATGGCGCAGGCTGGCTATTCCGGGACGCCGCTGGCGAAGAAGCTCGGGTTTAAACCAGGCGAGCCGTTATGGGCGTCCGGCATGCCGGCCTCGGTGAAGAAGGTGATCGATAAAGAGGCGGGGCCTTGCTACCTCGCGCGCCCAACCAAGGCGCTGGCCGCCGCGCACATCTTTCACACCAGCGCCGCCAAGCTTGAGGCAGAGCTTGAGAGCCTTCGAACCAAACTCGCTCCGGATGGGATGGTGTGGGTGTCGTGGCCGAAGAAGGCCGCCAAGGTCGAGACTGACATCACCGAAGACACCATCCGTAAAGTAGCTCTGCCGATGGGCTACGTGGATGTGAAGGTCTGCGCGGTGGATGAGGTCTGGTCCGCACTAAAGCTCGTGATTCGCAAGGCTCTTCGCTGA
- a CDS encoding DUF1465 family protein, translating into MALVEETAAYLDGPGRAASKRLSRAAALAYAGESMRLTTRLMQVASWLLVQRAVRDGEIQMVEASSEKYRLISRDTQPTTGFAGSDELPEALKSLIIRGGAIFERVRRLDGTMYDGDRDEPANAVSDQLAMLHQAFGR; encoded by the coding sequence ATGGCGCTCGTTGAGGAAACCGCCGCCTATTTGGACGGCCCGGGCCGGGCTGCTTCCAAGCGTCTCTCACGCGCTGCAGCTCTCGCTTATGCCGGAGAAAGCATGCGTCTCACGACGCGCCTGATGCAGGTCGCGTCATGGTTATTGGTTCAGCGCGCGGTTCGCGATGGCGAGATCCAAATGGTTGAGGCTTCAAGCGAGAAGTATCGCCTGATCTCCCGCGACACGCAGCCGACAACCGGCTTCGCCGGCAGCGATGAGCTTCCTGAGGCTCTAAAGAGCCTCATTATCCGTGGCGGTGCGATCTTCGAACGTGTCCGGCGCCTGGACGGCACCATGTACGATGGCGATAGGGACGAGCCTGCAAACGCGGTCTCGGACCAGCTCGCGATGCTCCACCAGGCATTCGGCCGCTAA
- a CDS encoding alpha/beta fold hydrolase, translating into MILWLAAIAAAIALSGYVLASHSRAYVRRTVARFAPTGRFIDADGVRLHVREAGPQGAPRMLLIHGASSNLLELWGPLADEFSPLHHVIAYDRPGMGHSERARRDAHTMASQAKAAARVLEQTGDGPAIIVAHSLGAGVALRLALDHPRLVSGLVLVAPACNPYPWKPAWWARLSTKPIIGELFCNLIIPWLGPPMIPQSVANNFWPAPVPVNYLEQAGVPLIFCPRAFRASAFDVVASNVEFGAQQPRYGELFTPAVILTAEKDKIVSPKRHARALAVDMPAAELVIAPETGHMPHRLRTDLVIAAIRRVNEMTSTRTTD; encoded by the coding sequence ATGATCCTGTGGCTGGCTGCGATCGCCGCCGCGATCGCACTGAGCGGCTACGTGTTGGCGTCACATTCACGCGCGTACGTCCGGCGCACTGTTGCGCGCTTTGCGCCCACTGGCCGTTTTATCGACGCTGACGGCGTGCGTTTGCATGTCCGCGAGGCCGGCCCACAAGGCGCACCGCGGATGCTTCTGATCCATGGCGCGAGTTCGAATCTGCTCGAACTTTGGGGGCCGTTGGCGGATGAGTTCTCACCTCTGCATCACGTCATTGCCTACGATCGCCCCGGCATGGGCCATTCCGAGCGCGCCCGCCGCGACGCCCACACCATGGCCTCGCAAGCGAAGGCGGCGGCGCGGGTGCTGGAGCAAACTGGCGATGGGCCGGCGATCATCGTGGCCCATTCGCTCGGCGCGGGCGTTGCGCTGCGCCTTGCGCTCGATCATCCGCGTTTGGTCAGTGGCCTCGTGCTCGTTGCGCCGGCATGCAATCCCTATCCTTGGAAACCTGCATGGTGGGCGCGCCTTTCAACCAAGCCGATCATCGGCGAACTTTTCTGCAACCTCATCATTCCGTGGCTCGGGCCGCCGATGATCCCGCAGAGCGTCGCCAACAACTTTTGGCCAGCGCCTGTGCCGGTGAACTATCTTGAGCAAGCCGGGGTGCCACTGATCTTTTGCCCGCGCGCATTTCGCGCCAGCGCATTTGATGTTGTCGCCTCGAATGTCGAGTTCGGCGCCCAGCAGCCGCGCTACGGCGAGTTATTCACACCGGCGGTCATTCTCACGGCGGAGAAGGACAAGATCGTCTCGCCCAAGCGCCACGCACGCGCGCTGGCTGTGGATATGCCGGCGGCGGAACTCGTGATCGCCCCCGAAACCGGACATATGCCGCACCGCCTGAGGACAGATCTGGTCATCGCCGCGATTCGCCGTGTCAACGAGATGACGTCAACGCGAACGACGGACTAG
- a CDS encoding DUF1192 domain-containing protein has product MIDDDPFAPPAKKAVPLEQQLEVASIDELEFRIQKLRAEIALCEAAITKKRAQREAANSVFGARPS; this is encoded by the coding sequence ATGATCGATGACGATCCATTCGCACCGCCGGCGAAGAAGGCGGTTCCGCTGGAACAGCAATTGGAGGTCGCCTCGATCGACGAACTCGAATTTCGTATTCAGAAGCTTAGAGCTGAGATCGCACTTTGCGAGGCGGCGATCACGAAAAAGCGCGCCCAACGCGAGGCGGCGAATTCTGTATTCGGCGCGCGGCCATCTTAA
- a CDS encoding DUF2312 domain-containing protein, protein MADFGGTDTVVATQSLTQTAQEKLRQLVARIERLEEEKKSIGDDIKESYAEAKAVGFDSKVLRQVIRIRKQDRQEREEQEQIRELYLHALGEI, encoded by the coding sequence ATGGCGGACTTTGGTGGGACCGATACGGTCGTTGCGACACAATCTCTGACGCAAACGGCGCAAGAAAAGCTGCGCCAACTCGTGGCGCGCATCGAGCGTCTCGAGGAAGAGAAAAAGTCGATCGGCGACGACATCAAGGAAAGCTACGCCGAAGCCAAGGCCGTGGGCTTTGACAGCAAAGTGCTTCGCCAAGTGATCCGTATCCGTAAGCAGGACCGCCAAGAGCGCGAAGAGCAAGAGCAAATTCGCGAACTCTATCTGCACGCACTGGGCGAAATCTAA
- a CDS encoding NAD(P)H-quinone oxidoreductase has protein sequence MRRVMHGPDKPLSLVSDDVPKPGNHEILVRVEAAGVNRPDLMQRAGLYPPPPGAPVTLGLEAAGEVVEVGSGVTRWHVGDKVTALLAGGGYAEYALAHEGAALPIPAGLSMIEAAALPETVMTVWANVFESAALKPNETLLVHGGASGIGTTAIQMARAFGARVFATAGDAEKVKLCEKLGAHRGINYRTEDFETVVRDLGGADVVLDMVGGPYIQKNLDVLNDQGRVVMIAFLQGPTAQLNLMRLMLKRLTLTGSTLRSRSVEEKARIAAQVERNVWPWIAAGRVRPVIDSTFTLSEAEAAHARLQAGSHAGKIILTN, from the coding sequence ATGCGCAGGGTCATGCATGGGCCCGATAAGCCGCTCTCCTTGGTCAGCGACGACGTGCCAAAGCCCGGCAATCATGAAATCCTGGTCCGCGTCGAAGCTGCGGGCGTAAACCGACCCGACCTGATGCAGCGCGCGGGGCTCTACCCGCCTCCGCCCGGAGCGCCAGTTACGCTCGGGCTGGAAGCAGCTGGTGAAGTGGTTGAGGTCGGCTCTGGCGTCACGCGCTGGCATGTCGGCGACAAGGTCACCGCACTCTTGGCCGGCGGTGGTTATGCGGAGTACGCGCTAGCGCACGAGGGCGCGGCGCTCCCGATCCCGGCCGGTCTTTCAATGATCGAAGCCGCAGCGCTGCCGGAAACGGTGATGACGGTGTGGGCGAACGTCTTCGAAAGCGCGGCTCTAAAGCCGAACGAAACGCTCCTCGTCCACGGCGGCGCGTCCGGCATCGGCACCACGGCCATTCAAATGGCGCGGGCCTTCGGCGCTCGAGTATTCGCGACTGCTGGCGATGCAGAGAAGGTAAAGCTCTGCGAAAAGCTCGGCGCTCATCGCGGCATCAATTACCGGACAGAGGATTTCGAAACGGTCGTGCGCGATTTGGGCGGCGCTGATGTCGTGCTCGACATGGTTGGCGGCCCGTACATTCAAAAAAACCTCGACGTCCTGAACGATCAAGGCCGCGTGGTCATGATCGCCTTCCTGCAGGGTCCAACGGCGCAGCTCAACTTGATGAGGTTGATGCTGAAGCGGCTTACGCTCACAGGATCAACGCTCCGTTCGCGCAGCGTTGAAGAAAAAGCGCGCATTGCGGCTCAAGTAGAACGCAACGTGTGGCCGTGGATCGCCGCAGGCCGCGTGCGGCCGGTCATCGACAGCACCTTCACGCTGAGCGAAGCCGAAGCCGCACATGCGCGCCTGCAAGCGGGATCGCATGCAGGAAAGATCATTCTCACCAACTAA
- a CDS encoding tetratricopeptide repeat protein, with the protein MNSIHLVMRNFLFAVAAALTLAACNAGSSAPTRADPELDALFSQLEQAEDAQTATPIEQAIWARWADSGSPTVNILLERANAAESAGDAELAERFLDQASDLAPDYAETWNRRANLYYSTDDYPGAIAAIQETLKREPRHFGALAGLGLIYEELGQQRAALEAFRAALVIHPHYEVALQGVRRLEPRVDGRDA; encoded by the coding sequence ATGAATTCGATTCATCTCGTCATGCGCAATTTCTTATTCGCAGTCGCAGCCGCCCTGACGCTTGCCGCGTGCAACGCTGGCTCGTCCGCACCGACGCGCGCCGATCCCGAACTCGACGCCCTGTTCTCTCAGTTGGAGCAAGCCGAGGACGCCCAGACCGCAACCCCGATCGAGCAAGCCATCTGGGCGCGTTGGGCCGACAGCGGCTCGCCAACCGTCAACATTCTGCTCGAACGCGCGAACGCGGCCGAAAGCGCCGGCGACGCCGAACTGGCGGAGCGTTTCCTCGATCAAGCGTCGGATCTCGCGCCAGATTACGCAGAGACCTGGAACCGGCGCGCCAATCTCTATTACTCAACCGACGACTATCCCGGCGCGATCGCGGCGATTCAAGAAACACTGAAGCGCGAGCCACGCCACTTCGGCGCACTCGCCGGCCTTGGACTCATCTACGAAGAACTGGGCCAGCAGCGCGCAGCCCTCGAAGCCTTCCGCGCAGCGTTGGTGATTCACCCCCATTACGAGGTCGCGCTGCAAGGCGTTCGCCGCCTCGAGCCACGCGTCGACGGCCGCGACGCATGA
- the ykgO gene encoding type B 50S ribosomal protein L36 — protein sequence MKVKSSLKSLKARHRACRVVRRKGRIYVINKVDPRYKAKQG from the coding sequence ATGAAAGTCAAGTCGTCGCTCAAGTCACTCAAAGCTCGCCACCGGGCTTGCAGAGTCGTGCGCCGCAAGGGCCGGATCTACGTGATCAACAAAGTTGATCCCCGGTATAAGGCGAAGCAGGGCTGA
- a CDS encoding sigma-54-dependent transcriptional regulator translates to MGKTILIVDDDPAQRRLLQAAVERNGFLTRAAENGAQAVEAVDKHADIDIVLLDLVMPGMTGQEALKEIRMRRGDLPCIVLTASGGIDTVVQAMQAGASDFFVKPASPERIMVSIRNALEMSNLKTEVVRMKKRVAGHLSFDDMVANAPVMAPVVRMGKRAAASNIPVLITGESGVGKELLARAIQGASERAGRPFVTVNCGAIPENLVESILFGHVKGSFTGATDNHAGKFVEAHGGTLFLDEVGELPLDMQVKLLRVLQEGEVDPVGGKRPVKVDVRIISATNKDLAKLVADNAFREDLYYRLNVFPIEAPPLRDRKEDLPSLVQRFVARFNAEEGRNVRGVSAATMQMLMGFDWPGNVRQLENSVFRAVILCEGDTLEPEDFPQISGLKPLMAANDTLPIEVPAPANDHHVTAAHVAFASVVEAAEDAAARPVAVFDGEGHLRQLEQIERDLIELAIDHYAGHMSEVARRLGIGRSTLYRKLREYGLEEKAVGEN, encoded by the coding sequence ATGGGAAAGACGATCCTGATCGTCGATGACGATCCGGCGCAGCGCCGTCTGTTGCAGGCGGCTGTAGAGCGCAATGGTTTCCTGACACGAGCGGCAGAGAACGGCGCCCAAGCGGTCGAGGCCGTCGATAAGCACGCTGATATCGACATCGTGCTATTGGATCTCGTCATGCCGGGCATGACGGGCCAAGAAGCCTTGAAAGAAATTCGCATGCGCCGCGGCGATCTGCCGTGCATCGTTCTGACTGCCTCGGGCGGCATCGATACGGTTGTGCAGGCCATGCAAGCCGGCGCGAGCGATTTCTTCGTGAAGCCGGCGTCGCCCGAGCGGATCATGGTTTCGATCCGTAATGCGCTCGAAATGTCGAACCTGAAGACCGAAGTAGTGCGCATGAAGAAGCGCGTCGCCGGTCATCTTTCGTTTGACGATATGGTCGCCAACGCGCCGGTGATGGCGCCGGTCGTTCGCATGGGCAAGCGTGCGGCAGCCTCGAACATCCCGGTGCTGATCACCGGTGAAAGCGGCGTCGGCAAGGAATTGCTGGCGCGTGCGATCCAGGGCGCTTCAGAGCGCGCCGGCCGTCCGTTCGTGACCGTGAACTGCGGCGCGATCCCGGAAAACCTGGTTGAGTCCATTCTGTTCGGCCACGTGAAGGGCAGCTTCACCGGCGCGACGGATAACCACGCCGGCAAATTCGTTGAAGCGCACGGCGGCACGCTGTTCCTCGACGAAGTTGGCGAACTGCCGCTCGACATGCAGGTGAAACTGCTGCGCGTGCTGCAAGAAGGCGAAGTCGATCCGGTTGGCGGCAAGCGCCCGGTGAAGGTCGACGTTCGCATCATCAGCGCGACCAACAAGGATTTGGCGAAACTCGTTGCCGATAACGCCTTCCGCGAAGATCTCTACTATCGCCTCAATGTCTTCCCCATTGAAGCGCCGCCGCTGCGCGATCGCAAAGAAGATCTGCCGTCGCTGGTTCAGCGCTTTGTCGCGCGCTTCAACGCAGAAGAGGGCCGCAACGTTCGCGGCGTTTCCGCCGCGACGATGCAGATGCTCATGGGCTTCGATTGGCCGGGCAATGTCCGCCAACTTGAGAACTCAGTGTTCCGCGCGGTCATTCTGTGCGAAGGCGACACGCTGGAGCCTGAAGACTTCCCGCAAATCTCTGGCTTGAAGCCTTTGATGGCCGCGAACGATACGCTGCCGATTGAAGTGCCGGCGCCGGCCAACGATCATCACGTCACTGCAGCGCACGTCGCGTTCGCCTCGGTGGTGGAAGCCGCTGAAGACGCCGCCGCACGTCCCGTGGCTGTGTTCGACGGCGAAGGCCACCTGCGCCAGCTCGAGCAGATCGAACGTGACTTGATCGAACTCGCGATTGACCACTATGCCGGTCATATGTCGGAAGTTGCTCGCCGTCTCGGCATCGGCCGCTCAACGCTTTATCGCAAGCTTCGCGAATACGGCCTCGAAGAAAAGGCCGTCGGCGAAAATTAA
- a CDS encoding cation:proton antiporter, with protein MEDKYALITTLVAAIVLAFVLGFVASRLRLSPIVGYLLAGLAVGPYTPGFTGNTELALQLSEIGVILLMFGVGLKISIDDIWSVRGIAVPGSLVHTLAAGAVGYVTGLLLGMSGVESFVLGASLSIASTIVFLRAMEDKRALKTEEGRIGISWLLIEDVLIVLAIVVLPAIVSAMAAEQANVSIGPLVIALAITFAKIAGFIALMLVIGGRFFPWLIVQIAHAKSRELLSLGTLSLALGVAWAAYFWFGASFALGAFLGGLALNGSRFSHKVAEDSLPLRDTFAVLFFVAVGMLFDPFVVIREPWSVAAIVAVVIVGKALLAFVLMRMMKQPPQASALVALGLAQIGEFSFVLAGLGLQLEVMAQETYNLILAAALISIAVNPFLLRLVPDSEPLKAKTQAAPASESAH; from the coding sequence ATGGAAGACAAGTACGCACTGATCACGACCCTGGTGGCCGCGATCGTGCTGGCGTTTGTCTTAGGTTTCGTCGCCTCGCGCCTGCGGCTCTCGCCTATCGTCGGCTATCTGCTCGCAGGCCTTGCGGTTGGTCCGTACACGCCCGGTTTCACCGGCAACACCGAATTGGCGCTGCAGCTTTCCGAGATCGGTGTGATCTTGCTGATGTTTGGGGTCGGGCTGAAGATCTCGATCGACGATATCTGGTCGGTCCGCGGGATCGCCGTGCCTGGCTCGCTCGTGCACACGCTAGCGGCAGGCGCCGTGGGTTACGTGACCGGGCTGCTCCTCGGCATGTCCGGCGTCGAGAGCTTCGTTCTGGGGGCATCGCTTTCGATCGCGAGCACAATCGTTTTCCTGCGCGCCATGGAGGACAAGCGCGCGCTCAAAACCGAGGAAGGACGGATCGGCATTTCCTGGCTGCTGATCGAGGATGTGCTGATCGTGCTCGCCATCGTCGTGCTGCCCGCCATCGTTTCAGCCATGGCGGCAGAGCAAGCCAACGTTTCCATCGGCCCGCTTGTGATCGCGCTCGCCATCACCTTCGCGAAGATTGCTGGATTCATCGCGCTTATGCTGGTGATCGGCGGACGCTTCTTCCCGTGGCTTATCGTGCAGATCGCGCACGCCAAATCTCGCGAGCTGCTTTCGCTTGGGACGCTCTCGCTGGCGCTCGGCGTTGCCTGGGCCGCCTATTTCTGGTTCGGGGCAAGCTTTGCGCTCGGCGCATTCCTCGGCGGGCTCGCGCTCAATGGCTCGCGGTTCTCGCACAAAGTTGCCGAAGACTCGCTGCCGCTTCGCGACACGTTCGCGGTGTTGTTCTTCGTTGCCGTTGGCATGTTGTTCGATCCGTTTGTGGTGATCCGTGAACCGTGGAGCGTGGCCGCGATTGTCGCTGTGGTCATCGTGGGCAAGGCGCTGCTGGCCTTCGTGCTGATGCGGATGATGAAACAACCACCGCAGGCCAGCGCACTGGTGGCGCTTGGGCTCGCCCAGATCGGCGAGTTCTCGTTCGTGCTGGCGGGACTAGGACTTCAGCTCGAAGTCATGGCGCAAGAGACTTACAATCTCATTCTCGCCGCCGCACTGATCTCCATCGCGGTCAACCCGTTCTTGCTGCGGCTAGTGCCAGATTCCGAACCCTTAAAAGCAAAGACGCAAGCAGCGCCCGCCAGCGAAAGCGCACACTGA
- the rpmE gene encoding 50S ribosomal protein L31: protein MKTEGHPDYHMITVTMTDGSTFQTRSTYGESGATLALDIDPKSHPAWTGGNQTMLDRGGRVSRFNDKFGGFIKKK, encoded by the coding sequence ATGAAAACCGAAGGCCATCCCGATTACCACATGATCACGGTCACGATGACCGATGGTTCGACCTTCCAAACCCGTTCGACCTACGGCGAAAGCGGCGCGACGCTGGCGCTCGATATCGATCCGAAATCGCACCCGGCCTGGACCGGCGGCAACCAAACCATGCTCGACCGCGGCGGCCGCGTTTCGCGCTTCAACGACAAATTCGGCGGCTTCATCAAGAAGAAATAA